A stretch of Phoenix dactylifera cultivar Barhee BC4 chromosome 16, palm_55x_up_171113_PBpolish2nd_filt_p, whole genome shotgun sequence DNA encodes these proteins:
- the LOC103713680 gene encoding growth-regulating factor 6-like: protein MDLGGVVGMDGLVGASFLCGGVFFSPRASSDPESNKQNGFLRSGLVKEGRPCGPEEHDWRCLKVARTEAPSLFPDAQQMLSFSSSKPDAFLFSSEPLSSVPLASSYVGNAGLVSGSLDVKMHGVLAGVKGPFTPLQWMELEQQALIYKYMNANAPIPTSLLISIRRSLSSSRFTSFSAGSLGPNTFGWGSFHLGFSGNADPEPGRCRRTDGKKWRCSRDAVADQKYCERHMNRGRHRSRKPVEGQTGRAAKVMPINATTPAAPAVSGSGSPNNFTMAQQQKNNVKANITYSSPTQFDRVLANNELNNSHDLSMLNSVNSEPTETLFPIADQHNPFAELPSRANYGLISDSPFKLPSNSYLGNDNLVSSVEFNDQDSPANTFRHFIDDWHKKHSDSSTIIRTESEMQSDKTQLSISIPVASSDFSSSSSSPTHEKHTPSSLKLSLDFDPDNTHVGVGGHPNDGNQRQASWLPTSWGSSMGGPLGEALANTCLDHNKNFSSLKLVTNGWDSSPQLKSSQTGVLQKFSFGSLCSTTRSSPVAEKHNLQDRIGSSNLVNPSTITSS from the exons ATGGACCTTGGTGGGGTGGTGGGCATGGATGGGTTGGTGGGTGCCTCTTTTCTCTGTGGTGGTGTCTTCTTCTCTCCCCGGGCTTCTTCGGACCCTGAATCCAATAAGCAAAATGGGTTCTTGAGGTCTGGTCTCGTGAAAGAGGGGAGGCCTTGTGGACCAGAGGAGCATGATTGGAGATGCCTCAAGGTGGCCAGGACTGAGGCCCCTTCCCTGTTCCCTGATGCACAGCAAATGCTCAGCTTCTCCTCATCCAAGCCGGATGCTTTTTTATTCAGCAGCGAACCACTGTCATCAGTCCCTCTAGCGTCCTCCTATGTTGGGAATGCAG GCTTGGTTTCGGGAAGTCTTGATGTGAAAATGCATGGGGTTTTGGCAGGGGTTAAGGGGCCCTTCACTCCCTTGCAGTGGATGGAGCTAGAACAGCAGGCCTTGATCTACAAATATATGAATGCAAATGCTCCTATACCAACCAGTCTGCTAATCTCAATCAGGAGAAGTCTAAGCTCATCTAGGTTCACATCCTTCTCAGCTGGATCTCTTGGACCCAATACAT TTGGATGGGGATCTTTCCATCTAGGTTTCTCTGGGAATGCTGACCCAGAGCCTGGAAGATGCCGTCGGACTGATGGCAAGAAATGGCGGTGCTCAAGAGATGCAGTTGCCGATCAAAAGTATTGCGAGCGACACATGAATCGGGGCCGCCATCGTTCAAGAAAGCCTGTGGAAGGCCAAACTGGCCGTGCCGCAAAGGTGATGCCCATCAACGCCACTACACCAGCAGCTCCAGCTGTTTCTGGCAGTGGATCACCTAATAATTTCACAATGGCTCAGCAGCAGAAGAATAATGTGAAGGCAAACATCACTTATTCTTCCCCCACACAGTTTGACAG GGTTTTGGCTAACAATGAGTTGAATAACTCACATGACCTCTCCATGTTAAACTCAGTGAACTCAGAGCCCACAGAGACTTTATTCCCCATTGCAGATCAGCATAACCCTTTCGCAGAATTGCCTTCACGAGCAAACTATGGACTTATCTCAGACTCACCATTTAAGCTCCCAAGTAACTCCTACTTAGGGAATGATAACTTAGTCTCCTCTGTAGAATTCAATGATCAAGATTCCCCAGCCAATACCTTTAGACACTTCATTGATGACTGGCACAAAAAGCACTCCGATAGCTCAACCATCATCCGGACTGAAAGTGAAATGCAGTCTGACAAAACTCAACTCTCTATTTCAATCCCTGTGGCTTCTTCTGACTTttcatcatcctcttcttctccaacaCATGAAAAGCATACACCTTCATCACTCAAGTTGTCTCTGGATTTTGATCCTGATAATACTCATGTAGGTGTAGGAGGCCACCCAAATGATGGGAACCAACGGCAGGCAAGTTGGCTACCGACCTCTTGGGGGTCTTCCATGGGTGGCCCTCTTGGAGAGGCCTTGGCCAACACCTGCCTGGACCATAATAAGAACTTCTCATCCTTAAAGCTCGTGACAAATGGTTGGGACTCGAGCCCCCAGTTAAAGTCATCCCAAACTGGTGTCCTGCAGAAATTTAGCTTTGGCTCACTGTGTAGTACCACTAGGAGTAGTCCAGTTGCTGAGAAACACAATCTCCAGGACAGAATCGGTAGCTCAAACCTTGTAAATCCATCGACCATTACCTCATCATAA